In Deltaproteobacteria bacterium, one DNA window encodes the following:
- a CDS encoding ribbon-helix-helix protein, CopG family, whose product MSRPLQVYLEDDDLDRLDAWSRARGWTKSQTIRAAVRALLRSETRDDPLLTASGMIDGLPSDLSERFDEHLGATFVAERAPAYHGKTRTARKRPGR is encoded by the coding sequence ATCTCGAAGACGACGACCTCGACCGTCTCGATGCCTGGTCGCGCGCACGCGGCTGGACGAAGTCCCAAACGATCCGCGCCGCCGTTCGCGCGCTGTTGCGGTCGGAAACCCGCGACGATCCGCTCCTGACCGCGAGCGGCATGATCGATGGCTTGCCCTCGGATCTCAGCGAACGCTTCGACGAGCACCTCGGCGCGACCTTCGTCGCCGAACGCGCCCCCGCGTACCATGGCAAGACGAGAACGGCGCGGAAGCGTCCTGGTCGATAG